tccttagaagcttttgtgaaaacatcaatgatttcttcattcttccacccaagcttcaccagaaatttgatgtttgctcttgctgcaattttcgtggaattcatgttgctctgataggagtccttttcagtggatgtctcatccttctcagtgcctcaaactcgatctagttcagaaaggttataagaagttcggacaagtttatttgagtgcaaaccagtggaaacccatgcatagtttcttcaccatgtgcattttctatgaaccttttgaagaacccctgtgttgaacattgcccaagtcgtgggagagaagtgggtgcggtccacttcctgtcctcaatttgcccgcagcggaggagtgcagagagcagggaaacgcaaccccagagagatcctgccctgcagcatgcagcagactgctggcccagtcctggctccatggggtgctgtgtgggcccaagcaagttgaccaaactccctgacgctgaaatgaatcctaggtggcccaattccagtagccattataggactgccctgcagggacagttaattaactcaggaaaagcaacctagctccaaggttagcaaccaggagttccagttgattccattagtgcaccccttgaggcattcccaagctggagtctggtggaagatgaggctcagtgtgattggatggaagcaccaacctatcaaggagaagtcccacccactctgccctgtgcgtctataaaggcgacgggtggcggccgcggcactcattgaagccgccagttgggagaggagcagagccaggccggtgctcccgaaggcagcaagatgttgcgagccacagctccctgctggttcccacctggatacccagaagctaagaaggtggccgaggaggcggccctggaggcaagaagccgccagttgggagcggagcagagccaggccggtgctcccgaaggcagcaagatgttgcgagccacagctccctgctggttcccacctggatacccagaagctaagaaggtggccgaggaggcggccctggaggcaagaagccgccagttgggagcggagcagagccaggccggtgctcccgaaggcagcaagatgttgcgagccacagctccctgctggttcccacctggatacccagaagctaagaaggtggccgaggaggcggccctcgaggctccagaattccccctgccctctcatcagcctgcccagagcttcgggctccgggtgccccagatgcacaaccaggcctccgcatttgtggacatccaggcggagccccagaacaggggtccggcggtgcccccagcgtgtcccaaggtggtgacggaggcgtgctacttccctgcacagaggggatcggcctgctgcttgccagccgccccaaggctgacagagaggccctcgggagtccgcatctcagcccccaggaagaggaagacgatcgcccagtcttccagcccttgcttggtcacaggttgcacagatgccaagagaacccgcgtggccagcagcagccaacgctccagtggctccaaggtcggcagacagccagggaagacgcgcaacaggtcagggatggcatgcaagaccaccaccaccatcagctctaagcgaatcgtccgtcgtccatccttaccgagtttgaagaaacctattgtcctccgaaggtctgggtgccaagtccccaccgtcctccgccgaggctatctccaactgttcaccgaagagtgtctcaagttctgcgcctccaagcaggaggccgaggagaaggcgctgaacgaggagaaggtggcctacgactgcagccccaacaagaacaggtacgtgaacgtggtcctgaacaccctcaagagactgaagggcctgacccccagctccatgccgggcctcagcagggccgccctgtacagccgcctccaggagttcctgctcagccaggaccagctcgaggagaacggctaccccttcccgcaccccgagcggcccggaggcgccgtcctcttcactggccaggggaaggggcccggcgactcctcctgcagggtctgctgccgttgtggcaccgagtacctggtgtcctcctcgggccgctgtgtacgcgaccagttgtgttattatcactgggggcgggtccgctcgagccaggtggctggaggccgggttagccagtacacctgctgtgcagctgctcctggctctgtgggctgccaggtggcaaagcagcacgtgcgggacggccgcaaggacagcctcgatggcttcgtggagaccttcaagaaagagttgtccagagacgcttatccaggaatctacgccttggactgtgagatgtgctacaccacgcatggcctagagctgacccgcgtcaccgtggtggacgccgacatgcgagtggtgtacgacaccttcgtcaagcccgacaacgagatcgtggactacaacaccaggttttccggagtcaccgaggccgacgtcgccaagacgagcatcaccttgccccaagtgcaagccatcctgctgagctttttcagcgcccaaaccatcctcatcgggcacagcctggagagcgatctgctggccctgaagctcatccacagcaccgtggtggacacggccgtgctcttcccgcactacct
This genomic stretch from Pan paniscus chromosome 7, NHGRI_mPanPan1-v2.0_pri, whole genome shotgun sequence harbors:
- the LOC134730885 gene encoding exonuclease GOR-like yields the protein MPGLSRAALYSRLQEFLLSQDQLEENGYPFPHPERPGGAVLFTGQGKGPGDSSCRVCCRCGTEYLVSSSGRCVRDQLCYYHWGRVRSSQVAGGRVSQYTCCAAAPGSVGCQVAKQHVRDGRKDSLDGFVETFKKELSRDAYPGIYALDCEMCYTTHGLELTRVTVVDADMRVVYDTFVKPDNEIVDYNTRFSGVTEADVAKTSITLPQVQAILLSFFSAQTILIGHSLESDLLALKLIHSTVVDTAVLFPHYLGFPYKRSLRNLAADYLGQIIQDSQDGHNSSEDANACLQLVMWKVRQRAQIQPRHRSASPAALA